A genomic stretch from Armatimonadia bacterium includes:
- the rpsQ gene encoding 30S ribosomal protein S17: MSDKVIATREGVVVSSKMDKTVVVAVERLTRHPLYGRVVRRTTKHKAHDETNQCNEGDRVVIQACRPLSKDKSWRVINIVTRAK; the protein is encoded by the coding sequence ATGAGTGACAAAGTCATCGCAACTCGCGAAGGTGTCGTCGTTAGCAGCAAGATGGACAAGACGGTCGTTGTGGCTGTCGAGCGTCTCACCCGTCACCCCTTGTACGGACGGGTGGTGCGGCGGACCACCAAGCACAAGGCGCATGACGAGACGAACCAGTGCAACGAGGGCGATCGGGTGGTCATCCAGGCTTGCCGGCCGCTGAGCAAGGACAAGTCCTGGCGGGTCATCAACATCGTCACGCGCGCCAAATAG